One region of Streptomyces davaonensis JCM 4913 genomic DNA includes:
- a CDS encoding GDSL-type esterase/lipase family protein produces the protein MTRRYGYALLSAVVALILGLSAAIYVGVAADDGSGRESTLASGNTPRNPAAPVSTGTWVGSWSTSPAAAEPGTETEGMAGRSVRNVVHTGVGGTSARITLSNLFGQSPLTITHASLAVASGSDTAAAVTHSMRRLTFGGDTTVVIPPGGQVMSDAVRVGVPADADVLVTTYSPTASGPVTYHPHARQTSYVARGDRTEDATGTAYTEEVGVWRYLTALDVLSKDADGTIVVLGDSLTDGITSTSGANRRWPDALSRRLRTALAAGEDLPRYSVVNQGISGNRILTGGLGRPADNPSGLDRFGRDVLNVTNVKVVVIVLGVNDILRDPQLADPNRILGGLRTLVGQAHARGVKVIGATLMPFGGHRGYTDEREGVRQQINSEIRAGKVFDAVADFDEALRDPYNPRKLRPDYDSGDHLHMSDRGYEQMAEAVDLKSLKGAAPARL, from the coding sequence ATGACCAGGCGTTACGGTTATGCCCTGCTGTCCGCCGTCGTCGCCCTGATCCTGGGCCTGTCCGCGGCGATCTACGTCGGAGTCGCCGCCGACGACGGAAGCGGCCGCGAGTCCACCCTGGCCAGCGGGAACACCCCGCGCAACCCCGCGGCACCGGTCTCCACCGGCACCTGGGTCGGCTCCTGGTCGACCTCACCGGCCGCCGCCGAGCCCGGCACCGAGACGGAGGGCATGGCGGGACGTTCGGTCCGCAATGTCGTGCACACCGGCGTCGGCGGGACGAGCGCCCGGATCACGTTGTCCAACCTCTTCGGCCAGTCGCCGCTGACCATCACCCACGCCTCGCTGGCCGTCGCCTCCGGGTCGGACACGGCCGCCGCGGTGACGCACAGCATGCGGCGGCTCACCTTCGGCGGTGACACCACGGTCGTCATCCCGCCGGGCGGGCAGGTCATGAGCGACGCCGTGCGCGTGGGCGTACCCGCGGACGCGGACGTGCTGGTCACGACGTACTCCCCGACCGCATCCGGCCCGGTCACCTACCACCCGCACGCGCGCCAGACCTCCTACGTCGCCCGGGGCGACCGCACCGAGGACGCGACCGGCACGGCGTACACGGAGGAGGTCGGGGTCTGGCGGTACCTCACCGCGCTGGACGTGCTGTCCAAGGACGCCGACGGCACGATCGTGGTCCTCGGGGACTCGCTGACCGACGGGATCACCTCCACCTCGGGGGCCAACCGCCGCTGGCCGGACGCCCTTTCGCGGCGGCTGCGCACGGCGCTCGCGGCCGGGGAGGACCTGCCGCGCTACAGCGTGGTCAACCAGGGGATCAGCGGCAACCGGATCCTGACCGGCGGGCTCGGCCGGCCCGCGGACAACCCGAGCGGCCTGGACCGCTTCGGCCGTGACGTGCTGAACGTGACGAACGTGAAGGTCGTCGTCATCGTCCTCGGCGTCAACGACATCCTCCGCGACCCGCAGCTCGCGGACCCGAACCGCATCCTCGGCGGCCTGCGCACGCTGGTCGGCCAGGCCCACGCGCGCGGGGTGAAGGTGATCGGCGCGACGCTCATGCCGTTCGGGGGCCACCGGGGCTACACCGACGAGCGGGAAGGGGTCCGTCAGCAGATCAACTCGGAGATCCGGGCGGGCAAGGTCTTCGACGCGGTGGCGGATTTCGACGAGGCACTGCGGGACCCGTACAACCCGCGCAAGCTCCGGCCCGACTACGACTCGGGCGACCACCTCCACATGAGCGACCGGGGCTATGAGCAGATGGCGGAGGCTGTCGACCTGAAGAGCCTGAAGGGGGCGGCGCCGGCGCGGCTCTGA
- a CDS encoding DUF1707 SHOCT-like domain-containing protein: MTEELPELRASDADRERVAEILREALAEGRLDMEEFGERLDATYQAKTYGELTPITRDLPVAAATVNLVKGPEPDGSWPSRITGGEGSSTLGIAVLSGFERKGRWTVPRRFNCFAFWGGGEIDLRDANFADREVVINCVAIMGGVNVIVPPGVEVATRGIGIMGGFDQREDGVPGDPGAPRVVITGFAFWGGVGVERKATRAERRRLREERRQEKLERRKARGALDGHGFHHRSRDDD, translated from the coding sequence ATGACCGAGGAACTCCCTGAGCTTCGAGCATCCGACGCCGACCGTGAGCGGGTCGCCGAGATCCTGCGGGAAGCCCTGGCCGAGGGGCGGCTCGACATGGAGGAGTTCGGGGAACGGCTGGACGCGACGTACCAGGCGAAGACCTACGGCGAACTGACCCCGATCACTCGTGACCTGCCGGTGGCGGCGGCCACCGTGAACCTGGTCAAGGGCCCTGAACCGGACGGCAGTTGGCCGAGCCGCATCACCGGCGGCGAGGGCTCCTCCACCCTGGGCATCGCGGTCCTGTCCGGCTTCGAGCGCAAGGGCCGCTGGACCGTGCCGCGCCGCTTCAACTGCTTCGCCTTCTGGGGCGGCGGGGAGATCGACCTGCGCGACGCGAACTTCGCGGACCGCGAGGTCGTGATCAACTGCGTGGCGATCATGGGCGGGGTGAACGTCATCGTGCCGCCCGGCGTGGAGGTGGCGACCCGCGGGATCGGCATCATGGGCGGCTTCGACCAGCGCGAGGACGGCGTCCCGGGCGACCCCGGCGCCCCGCGCGTCGTCATCACCGGCTTCGCCTTCTGGGGCGGGGTCGGCGTGGAGCGCAAGGCCACCAGGGCCGAACGCCGACGGCTGCGCGAGGAGCGCCGCCAGGAGAAGCTGGAGCGGCGGAAGGCGCGGGGGGCCCTGGACGGGCACGGCTTCCACCACCGGTCGCGGGACGACGACTGA
- a CDS encoding ABC transporter permease, with translation MIAGMWIRSTTAYRTSFALTVVGNLLITGLDFAAILLMFSQVDSLGGWTLPEVALLYGLAATAFGLADLLLGSMDVLGGRIRDGSFDVLLVRPAPVLAQVGADHFALRRLGRITQGVLVLGYALAAVDVEWTAAKVLLVPVMVICGGVIFSSVFVAGAAFQFVAQDAAEVQNAFTYGGNTLLQYPPTVFGTDLVRGVTYLLPLAFVNWVPAAYVLGRPYPLGLPEWAAFAPPVVAAGFVLVAGLAWRAGLRAYRSTGS, from the coding sequence ATGATCGCCGGGATGTGGATCCGCTCCACGACGGCCTACCGCACCTCCTTCGCCCTCACCGTGGTCGGCAACCTGCTGATCACCGGGCTGGACTTCGCGGCGATCCTGCTGATGTTCTCGCAGGTCGACTCGCTCGGCGGCTGGACGCTGCCCGAGGTCGCCCTGCTGTACGGCCTGGCCGCGACCGCGTTCGGCCTCGCCGATCTGCTGCTCGGCTCGATGGACGTCCTCGGCGGCCGGATCCGCGACGGTTCCTTCGACGTCCTGCTGGTGCGCCCCGCGCCGGTGCTCGCCCAGGTCGGCGCCGACCACTTCGCGCTGCGCCGCCTCGGCCGGATCACCCAGGGCGTACTGGTGCTGGGGTACGCGCTGGCGGCCGTGGACGTCGAGTGGACGGCGGCGAAGGTGCTGCTGGTGCCGGTGATGGTGATCTGCGGCGGGGTGATCTTCAGCTCGGTGTTCGTGGCGGGCGCGGCCTTCCAGTTCGTGGCGCAGGACGCGGCCGAGGTGCAGAACGCGTTCACGTACGGCGGCAACACGCTGCTCCAGTACCCGCCGACGGTGTTCGGGACGGATCTGGTGCGCGGGGTGACGTATCTGCTGCCGCTGGCCTTCGTCAACTGGGTGCCGGCCGCTTATGTGTTGGGGCGGCCGTATCCGCTGGGCCTGCCGGAGTGGGCGGCCTTCGCGCCGCCGGTGGTGGCGGCGGGGTTCGTGCTGGTGGCGGGGCTCGCGTGGCGGGCGGGGTTGCGGGCGTATCGAAGCACGGGGAGTTGA
- the sugE gene encoding quaternary ammonium compound efflux SMR transporter SugE, with amino-acid sequence MAWVLLVVAGLLEVGWSVGMKYTDGFTRLVPSLFTGAGIVASMLLLSYAARSLPIGTAYGVWVGIGAAGAAVVGMVVLGEPATAARIFFVCLLLVAVVGLKATSGH; translated from the coding sequence ATGGCCTGGGTCCTGCTCGTCGTCGCCGGTCTGCTCGAGGTCGGGTGGTCGGTCGGGATGAAGTACACCGACGGGTTCACCCGTCTCGTGCCCAGCCTCTTCACCGGTGCCGGAATCGTCGCCAGCATGCTGCTGCTGTCGTACGCCGCCCGTTCGCTGCCCATCGGCACCGCCTACGGGGTGTGGGTCGGTATCGGGGCGGCCGGTGCGGCGGTGGTCGGGATGGTGGTGCTGGGTGAGCCGGCCACCGCCGCGCGGATCTTCTTCGTCTGTCTGCTGCTGGTCGCCGTGGTGGGTCTCAAGGCGACCAGCGGTCACTGA
- a CDS encoding ABC transporter permease, producing the protein MGSGRLYGAVAAGGFRRYATYRAATAAGVFTNTVFGIILVYTYLALWDERPHLGGYDQTQAVTYAWLGQALYSTLAIQGGGAEKDLMTRIRTGEIAVDLYRPADLQLWWLASDLGRSAFQLLGRGVIPFTFGALFFTMALPRSAATWAAFLVAVVLAMLVSFGIRYLAALAMFWLMDDRGVNQTLMIAGVFCSGMVLPLNAFPEPWGDLVRALPWAAQLQIPADVLMGETSLWSAYAFQAAWAVALLAAGRLLQSAATRRVVVQGG; encoded by the coding sequence GTGGGTTCCGGACGGTTGTACGGGGCCGTCGCGGCGGGGGGATTCAGGCGGTACGCGACTTATCGGGCCGCCACCGCCGCCGGGGTGTTCACCAACACCGTCTTCGGGATCATCCTGGTGTACACCTACCTGGCGCTGTGGGACGAGAGACCGCACCTCGGGGGGTACGACCAGACCCAGGCCGTCACCTACGCGTGGCTGGGCCAGGCCCTGTACTCGACGCTCGCGATCCAGGGCGGCGGCGCCGAGAAGGACCTGATGACCCGGATCCGCACCGGGGAGATCGCGGTCGATCTGTACCGTCCTGCCGACCTCCAACTGTGGTGGCTGGCAAGCGACTTGGGCCGCTCCGCGTTCCAGCTGCTGGGCCGCGGAGTGATCCCTTTCACCTTCGGCGCGCTGTTCTTCACCATGGCGCTGCCCCGGTCCGCGGCCACCTGGGCGGCCTTCCTGGTCGCGGTGGTGCTGGCGATGCTGGTGAGCTTCGGGATCCGCTACCTCGCCGCGCTGGCGATGTTCTGGCTGATGGACGACCGGGGCGTCAACCAGACCCTGATGATCGCGGGCGTCTTCTGCTCCGGCATGGTCCTGCCGCTGAACGCCTTCCCGGAACCGTGGGGCGACCTGGTGCGGGCGCTGCCGTGGGCGGCGCAGCTCCAGATCCCGGCGGACGTGCTGATGGGAGAGACGTCGCTGTGGAGCGCGTACGCCTTCCAGGCGGCCTGGGCGGTGGCGCTGCTGGCGGCGGGACGGCTGCTCCAGTCGGCGGCGACGCGGCGGGTGGTGGTGCAGGGTGGCTGA
- a CDS encoding alginate lyase family protein, whose translation MIRQISRRSLLKATGAAAGAGAVAIGTAAPAAAAPAAYAHPGLLHTRTDLDRMAKKVGKGAAPYTGGFARLTANRHSQSTWTANPQATVYRGAGSPENYAILYNDIHAAYQNALRGHVSGDDAHLDAAVTVLNAWSGKLTQLAGSADRFLAAGLYGYQFANAAELVRDHPDFELARFQEMLSTVFGAVSDDFLVRHNGAVVSNYWTNWDLAAMACVLATGILCDDKAQVARAVDYFKHGEGLGSIRHAIPVLHDDGLGEWLEAGRDQGHALLGVGLMGTFCEMAWNQGIDLYGYDDSRFLKGAQYVAKWAMGGDVPFTASTRKKGAIGGWSGSETVTEAAPVDPAMTRPIWAMIANHYTRRRTLDASYVIRIAAQSGPEGGGGDYGPNSGGYDQLGFGTLAFTRAKTAVRATPSAGPSDGPRPRGSSSAAPSATDGDLAATGSDDLLGWAAATGIGALAGGLLLLRRRGRTTE comes from the coding sequence GTGATACGTCAGATCAGCCGCCGCAGCCTGCTCAAGGCGACCGGTGCCGCGGCGGGAGCCGGAGCCGTCGCCATCGGTACGGCAGCGCCCGCCGCTGCCGCCCCGGCCGCCTACGCTCATCCCGGGCTCCTGCACACCCGTACCGACCTGGACCGCATGGCCAAGAAGGTCGGCAAGGGCGCCGCCCCCTACACAGGCGGGTTCGCCAGGCTCACCGCCAACCGGCACTCCCAGAGCACCTGGACCGCCAACCCGCAGGCCACCGTCTACCGCGGCGCGGGCTCGCCGGAGAACTACGCGATCCTCTACAACGACATCCACGCCGCCTACCAGAACGCCCTGCGCGGTCACGTCAGCGGCGACGACGCCCATCTCGACGCCGCCGTCACCGTCCTCAACGCCTGGTCCGGGAAGCTGACCCAACTCGCGGGCAGCGCCGACCGGTTCCTCGCCGCCGGTCTGTACGGCTACCAGTTCGCCAACGCCGCCGAACTCGTCCGCGACCACCCGGACTTCGAGCTCGCCCGGTTCCAGGAGATGCTCAGCACCGTCTTCGGCGCGGTCAGCGACGACTTCCTGGTACGGCACAACGGCGCCGTCGTCTCCAACTACTGGACCAACTGGGATCTCGCCGCCATGGCATGCGTCCTGGCCACCGGCATCCTCTGCGACGACAAGGCCCAAGTCGCCCGCGCCGTCGACTACTTCAAGCACGGCGAAGGACTCGGGTCCATCCGCCACGCCATTCCCGTCCTCCACGACGACGGACTCGGCGAGTGGCTGGAGGCCGGGCGCGACCAGGGGCACGCGCTCCTCGGCGTCGGGCTCATGGGCACGTTCTGCGAGATGGCCTGGAACCAGGGCATCGATCTGTACGGCTACGACGACAGCCGCTTCCTCAAGGGCGCCCAGTACGTGGCCAAGTGGGCCATGGGTGGCGACGTGCCGTTCACCGCCAGCACCCGCAAGAAGGGTGCGATCGGTGGTTGGTCGGGGAGCGAGACCGTCACCGAGGCCGCGCCGGTCGACCCGGCCATGACCCGGCCCATCTGGGCGATGATCGCCAACCACTACACCAGGCGCCGGACGCTGGACGCCTCCTACGTCATCCGGATCGCCGCCCAGTCCGGCCCCGAGGGCGGCGGCGGGGACTACGGGCCCAACAGCGGCGGATACGACCAACTCGGCTTCGGGACACTGGCGTTCACGCGGGCCAAGACGGCCGTACGGGCGACGCCCTCAGCCGGTCCGTCCGACGGCCCCCGCCCCCGGGGAAGCTCCAGCGCCGCCCCGTCGGCCACGGATGGCGACCTCGCCGCCACCGGCTCCGACGACCTCCTCGGCTGGGCCGCCGCGACCGGTATCGGCGCGCTGGCAGGCGGACTGCTCCTGCTGCGCCGCCGGGGCAGGACCACCGAGTAG
- a CDS encoding transglycosylase domain-containing protein yields the protein MSDEPQPQPQPEQSTEKPKRPRRTGWRRLIPTWRMVLGTFVIGVMLLVGLFFLGYSLVKIPPANALATKQANVFLYSDGTQLARDGEVNRENVTLSQISKEAQHAVLAAEDRDFYSESAIDPKAMLRAAWNTATGKGKQSGSTITQQYVKNYYLAQEQTVTRKVKEFFISIKLDREESKNDILEGYLNTSYFGRNAYGIQAAAQAYYGVDAAELSAAQGAYLAALLNAPSEYDVVAHPENKAAAEARWDYVLDGMVKEGWLSQAKRTGLKFPMPKEATVSTNLSGQRGYIVRIVKDYLITNKIVDEKELEAGGYRITTTLSRTRQDAFVKAVNDKLIDKLDPKARKVDSYVRAGGASVDPRTGKVVAMYNGIDYVKQYTPNATRRDFQVGSTFKPFVFTSAVENTSNTQDGRLITPNTIYDGTNVRPVQGWTGETYAPENEDQYSYGDITVREATDKSVNSVYAQMAVDVGPEKVEQTAIDLGLPTNTPDLEPYPSIALGTATASVLDMAEAYATLANHGKHGTYTMIERITKDGADVIDLPERKTSQVISRAAADTTTSVLQSVVESGTATAAQAAGRPAAGKTGTAEEDMAAWFAGYTPELATVVAVMGQDPETAEHKSLYDVMGLPRINGGGAPAEIWAQFTEDALKGKPVTDFDLELQEGADIVDTLPVEPPTDPGTGEEDEEESGTTTGGADTGGQTPGATEGQTEGQTGGDTTTGGTTTGGTDGGTTDGGTTTDGGTTTGETTGGDTTTGGGTADGGTTGDTTTGGGTTGGDTGAGTAAGPLYTSRRE from the coding sequence ATGAGCGACGAGCCGCAGCCACAGCCGCAGCCAGAGCAGTCGACGGAGAAGCCCAAGCGGCCCAGGCGCACCGGCTGGCGTCGGCTGATCCCCACCTGGCGCATGGTGCTCGGCACCTTCGTCATCGGTGTGATGCTCCTGGTCGGCCTGTTCTTCCTCGGCTACTCCCTCGTCAAGATCCCGCCGGCCAACGCGCTCGCCACCAAACAGGCCAATGTCTTCCTGTACTCCGACGGCACCCAGCTCGCCCGGGACGGCGAGGTCAACCGGGAGAACGTCACCCTCTCGCAGATCTCCAAGGAGGCCCAGCACGCCGTACTGGCCGCCGAGGACCGGGACTTCTACAGCGAGTCCGCGATCGACCCCAAGGCGATGCTGCGCGCCGCCTGGAACACCGCCACCGGCAAGGGCAAGCAGTCCGGCTCCACGATCACCCAGCAGTACGTCAAGAACTACTACCTGGCGCAGGAACAGACCGTCACGCGCAAGGTGAAGGAGTTCTTCATCTCCATCAAGCTGGACCGCGAGGAGTCCAAGAACGACATCCTGGAGGGCTACCTCAACACCAGCTACTTCGGCCGCAACGCCTACGGCATCCAGGCCGCAGCCCAGGCCTACTACGGCGTCGACGCCGCCGAGCTCAGCGCCGCCCAGGGCGCCTACCTCGCCGCGCTGCTCAACGCGCCCAGCGAGTACGACGTCGTCGCCCACCCCGAGAACAAGGCGGCCGCCGAGGCCCGTTGGGACTACGTCCTGGACGGCATGGTCAAGGAAGGCTGGCTGAGCCAGGCGAAGCGGACGGGACTGAAGTTCCCGATGCCGAAGGAGGCGACGGTCTCCACCAACCTGTCCGGGCAGCGCGGCTACATCGTGCGGATCGTCAAGGACTACCTCATCACGAACAAGATCGTCGATGAGAAGGAGCTGGAGGCGGGCGGCTACCGCATCACCACCACCCTCAGCAGGACCCGGCAGGACGCCTTCGTCAAGGCCGTCAACGACAAGCTCATCGACAAGCTCGACCCCAAGGCCCGCAAGGTCGACTCCTACGTCCGCGCGGGCGGCGCCTCCGTCGACCCCAGAACCGGCAAGGTCGTGGCGATGTACAACGGCATCGACTACGTCAAGCAGTACACCCCGAACGCCACCCGCCGGGACTTCCAGGTCGGCTCCACCTTCAAGCCGTTCGTGTTCACCTCCGCCGTCGAGAACACCTCCAACACCCAGGACGGCCGCCTGATCACCCCCAACACGATCTACGACGGCACCAACGTGCGCCCCGTCCAGGGCTGGACCGGCGAGACCTACGCCCCCGAGAACGAGGACCAGTACTCCTACGGCGACATCACCGTCCGCGAGGCCACCGACAAGTCGGTGAACTCGGTGTACGCGCAGATGGCCGTGGACGTCGGCCCCGAGAAGGTCGAGCAGACCGCGATCGACCTCGGACTGCCCACGAACACCCCGGACCTGGAGCCGTACCCGTCGATCGCGCTGGGCACCGCCACCGCCAGCGTGCTGGACATGGCCGAGGCGTACGCGACGCTCGCCAACCACGGCAAGCACGGCACGTACACGATGATCGAGCGGATCACCAAGGACGGCGCCGACGTCATCGACCTGCCCGAGCGCAAGACCTCCCAGGTCATCAGCCGGGCCGCCGCCGACACCACCACCTCGGTGCTCCAGAGCGTCGTGGAGTCCGGCACCGCCACCGCCGCCCAGGCCGCGGGCCGCCCCGCCGCCGGCAAGACCGGCACCGCGGAGGAGGACATGGCGGCCTGGTTCGCCGGCTACACCCCCGAACTCGCCACCGTCGTCGCCGTGATGGGCCAGGACCCGGAAACCGCCGAGCACAAGTCGCTGTACGACGTGATGGGCCTGCCCCGCATCAACGGCGGCGGGGCGCCCGCGGAGATCTGGGCCCAGTTCACCGAGGACGCCCTCAAGGGCAAGCCGGTCACCGACTTCGACCTGGAGCTCCAGGAGGGCGCCGACATCGTCGACACCCTGCCCGTCGAGCCGCCCACCGACCCGGGCACGGGCGAGGAGGACGAGGAGGAGAGCGGTACGACGACCGGCGGCGCGGACACCGGGGGCCAGACCCCGGGCGCCACCGAGGGACAGACCGAGGGCCAGACCGGCGGTGACACCACCACCGGCGGCACCACGACCGGCGGCACCGACGGCGGCACGACGGACGGCGGCACCACCACCGACGGCGGCACGACGACCGGCGAGACGACCGGCGGCGACACCACGACGGGCGGGGGCACGGCGGACGGCGGCACGACGGGTGACACGACCACCGGGGGCGGGACGACCGGGGGCGATACGGGGGCGGGGACGGCGGCGGGCCCGCTGTACACGAGCCGCCGCGAATGA
- a CDS encoding carboxymuconolactone decarboxylase family protein — protein sequence MEARLNLFENPVLAKVFRHVNTAAKAVADSTLPDSTAELVKIRASQINGCGFCTDMHTKDAVAAGETHQRLHLVATWREATVFTEPERAALELAEQGTRIADAAGGVPAEVWENAAKHYDEEQLGALVAIIALINTYNRVNVILQQPAGDYVVGMFG from the coding sequence ATGGAAGCCCGCCTCAACCTCTTCGAGAACCCGGTCCTGGCCAAGGTCTTCCGGCACGTCAACACCGCGGCCAAGGCGGTGGCCGACTCGACGCTGCCCGACTCGACCGCGGAGCTCGTGAAGATCCGCGCCAGCCAGATCAACGGCTGCGGCTTCTGCACCGACATGCACACCAAGGACGCCGTCGCGGCCGGGGAGACCCACCAGCGCCTCCACCTCGTCGCGACCTGGCGCGAGGCGACGGTCTTCACCGAGCCGGAGCGAGCCGCGCTGGAACTGGCCGAGCAGGGCACCCGCATCGCCGACGCGGCGGGCGGCGTCCCGGCCGAGGTGTGGGAGAACGCCGCCAAGCACTACGACGAGGAGCAGCTCGGGGCGCTGGTGGCGATCATCGCGCTGATCAACACGTACAACCGGGTCAACGTGATCCTTCAGCAGCCGGCTGGCGACTACGTGGTGGGCATGTTCGGGTGA
- a CDS encoding ABC transporter ATP-binding protein codes for MFIEVDGVEKVFDVRRKTGFLKRERRQVRAVDSISFTVARGEMVGYIGPNGAGKSTTIKMLTGILTPSGGRLRVAGIDPSRERRRLAHRIGVVFGQRTTLWWDLPLIDSYKLMHRMYRIPDARYRENLDRCVELLELGGLLEVPVRQLSLGQRMRGDIAAALLHDPEVLYLDEPTIGLDVISKAKVRGFLRELNTDRGTTVLLTTHDLQDIEQLCSRVMVIDHGRMVYDGALAGLHEAGGSERILVVDLERELAPIEAGEAARVVKVEGPRQWLAFPAGESAAGLVARIAAEYPLVDLSVREPDIEAVIARMYADKATA; via the coding sequence GTGTTCATTGAGGTGGACGGCGTCGAGAAGGTCTTCGACGTGCGCCGGAAGACCGGGTTCCTGAAGCGGGAGCGGCGGCAGGTGCGGGCGGTCGACTCGATCTCCTTCACCGTGGCGCGGGGCGAGATGGTGGGGTACATCGGTCCGAACGGCGCGGGCAAGTCGACGACGATCAAGATGCTCACCGGGATTCTGACGCCCAGCGGAGGGCGGCTGCGGGTCGCCGGGATCGACCCCTCGCGGGAGCGCCGGCGTCTTGCACACCGGATCGGCGTCGTCTTCGGCCAGCGCACCACGCTCTGGTGGGACCTGCCGCTGATCGACTCCTACAAGCTGATGCACCGCATGTACCGCATCCCGGACGCCCGTTACCGCGAGAACCTCGACCGCTGCGTGGAACTCCTGGAATTGGGCGGCCTGTTGGAGGTCCCGGTACGGCAACTGTCGCTCGGCCAGCGGATGCGCGGCGACATCGCGGCGGCGCTGCTGCACGACCCCGAGGTGCTGTACCTGGACGAACCGACGATCGGCCTGGACGTGATCTCGAAGGCGAAAGTCCGGGGCTTCCTGCGGGAGTTGAACACCGACCGCGGCACCACAGTCCTGCTCACCACCCACGACCTCCAGGACATCGAACAGCTCTGCTCCCGGGTGATGGTGATCGACCACGGCCGCATGGTCTACGACGGCGCGCTGGCCGGGCTGCACGAGGCGGGTGGCAGCGAGCGGATCCTGGTGGTGGACCTGGAGCGGGAGCTGGCGCCGATCGAGGCGGGTGAGGCGGCGCGGGTGGTGAAGGTGGAGGGACCGCGTCAGTGGCTGGCCTTCCCGGCGGGCGAATCGGCGGCGGGCCTGGTCGCCCGGATCGCGGCGGAGTATCCGCTGGTGGACCTGTCCGTCCGGGAGCCCGACATCGAGGCCGTGATCGCACGGATGTACGCGGACAAGGCCACCGCATAG
- a CDS encoding DUF445 domain-containing protein: MSRSGRDNVYGDRGRVERMERSKTELSGASDVGEHSRRDASANPVGVPASAVRAMTTFSAADEEKQRGVRRMKLTATGLLLFVALVYVLAKWASNEGAGAWANYVAAAAEAGMVGALADWFAVTALFRHPLGIPIPHTAIIPTKKDQLGVSLGEFVGENFLSEDVVRQRLRSVGIGSRLGAWLAEPDHADRVTAELSAALRGALTVLRDSDVQAVVGEAITRRADAQEIGPGIGKMLEKVVADGGHKRVVDLVVSRAHDWLVLHDEQVMDAVQGGAPGWTPRFVDKRVGERVYKELLRFVTEMRDMPSHPARGALDRFLNDFAADLQSDTETRARVERLKGEVLGRGEVQDLIASAWTAVRSMIVSAAEDERSELRLRLRASLLSLGARMAVDPKLQSKVDSWVEGAAVYVVTTYRKEITSLITDTVASWDAEHTTKKIEAHIGRDLQFIRINGTVVGSLAGLLIYTVSRALGA, encoded by the coding sequence ATGAGTCGGTCAGGAAGGGACAATGTGTACGGGGATCGCGGACGGGTGGAGCGGATGGAACGATCGAAAACGGAACTGTCGGGGGCTTCGGACGTAGGGGAGCATTCCCGGCGGGACGCGTCGGCCAATCCTGTCGGCGTCCCCGCCTCGGCCGTCCGTGCGATGACGACCTTCAGCGCCGCCGACGAGGAGAAGCAGCGCGGCGTCCGCCGGATGAAGCTCACCGCGACCGGACTGCTGCTCTTCGTGGCCCTGGTGTACGTCCTCGCGAAGTGGGCGTCGAACGAGGGCGCCGGCGCCTGGGCGAACTATGTCGCCGCAGCAGCCGAGGCGGGCATGGTCGGCGCGCTGGCCGACTGGTTCGCCGTCACCGCCCTCTTCCGCCACCCCCTCGGCATCCCCATCCCGCACACCGCGATCATCCCCACCAAGAAGGACCAGCTGGGCGTATCCCTGGGCGAGTTCGTCGGCGAGAACTTCCTCTCCGAGGACGTCGTACGGCAGCGGCTGCGCTCCGTCGGCATCGGCAGCAGACTCGGCGCCTGGCTGGCCGAACCGGACCACGCCGACCGGGTCACCGCCGAGCTGTCGGCCGCGCTGCGGGGCGCGCTGACCGTGCTGCGGGACTCCGACGTCCAGGCGGTCGTCGGGGAGGCGATCACCCGGCGGGCCGACGCCCAGGAGATCGGCCCCGGCATCGGCAAGATGCTGGAGAAGGTGGTGGCCGACGGCGGCCACAAGCGCGTGGTCGACCTCGTCGTCTCCCGTGCGCACGACTGGCTGGTCCTGCACGACGAGCAGGTCATGGACGCCGTCCAGGGCGGGGCGCCCGGCTGGACCCCCCGCTTCGTCGACAAGCGGGTCGGCGAGCGCGTCTACAAGGAGTTGCTGCGCTTCGTCACCGAGATGCGCGACATGCCCTCCCATCCGGCGCGCGGCGCCCTCGACCGCTTCCTCAACGACTTCGCCGCCGACCTCCAGTCCGACACCGAGACCCGGGCGCGCGTGGAGCGGCTCAAGGGCGAGGTGCTCGGCCGGGGCGAGGTGCAGGACCTGATCGCGTCCGCCTGGACGGCCGTACGATCCATGATCGTCTCGGCGGCGGAGGACGAGCGCAGCGAGCTGCGGCTGCGGCTGAGGGCCTCGCTGCTGTCGCTGGGCGCCCGGATGGCCGTCGACCCCAAGCTCCAGAGCAAGGTCGACAGCTGGGTGGAGGGCGCCGCGGTCTACGTCGTCACCACCTACCGCAAGGAGATCACCTCCCTGATCACCGACACCGTGGCGAGCTGGGACGCCGAGCACACGACGAAGAAGATCGAGGCGCATATCGGCCGTGACCTTCAGTTCATCCGGATCAACGGCACGGTGGTGGGCTCGTTGGCGGGGTTGCTGATCTATACGGTGTCGCGGGCGCTGGGGGCGTAG